The nucleotide window GATGAGATAGCCGATGCTGAACATCCTGACAAAACCCTGAGGGGAGAATAGTGGCACATCATGATTGCTGGGTTCCACGTTGTATATATTAAGGAGCACTTTACATCTGTTATTTAGGGAAATTAAATAAGGAGGCTTACTTTAACACAGTAGGAAATGCAGTTATCCTGGTAATGCTTACAACATCGGTGTCTTGGACCATGTCTGCATCTGGATTAATAAATACAAAGCAGTTAGTGCTTGGAGCCACTTcccatgatgcatttttttttttggtctacatggagatgtttttgtttctcacaTTGACTCCAGCAGCTTCCTGGTGTAGGCTAGCAGACCTGTCCTCCTGAGGTCGGGCCTTTCTGCCAATGCCTGCGAGGCTTCGGTCTCTAGGGCGGCAGTTCTCTGGCGAGGCCTTGTGCTAACAGGGTCTGCCGTGTTAGAATGAGTTGGGATCTCTTCTTTCCCAATGATGAATCTGTGACGGGATCCAAACTCAGACTTACAAGACTCACAGAAACGCCGCTGGCATTCTAAACACGGAGCACTCGCAAACAAGCAGGGAGGACTTACTTTAATGCAGAAAACGCAAAGCCTTTGAGGCCGTCGTTACTCCTGCAACATAAAACCAAGTTTATCTCAAACTTTCCGCTCTCGTCCTTTTTCCACAGTTGTCTTGTGAAAATATTCACATCTCAGGCTATTTCAAAACGTCATTACATTACTAAAGAAAaccattttattgggattttatgtgacagaaagtAGCGTTAAGTCAAGGcaaaatgatgcatggtttttCAAAGTTGGTTACAGATGGTCAGCTGTAATGTTCCTACGGACAAAAAGcatccccaaagcatgatgctgccacccccatgTTTCACACTGGAGATGTTCTGTTTAGTTAGTTTTCTACCACACGTCGCATTTCGCACGAATAGTTTAACTTTAGTCTCGTCTGATCCACGCACCATTTCCCTCTAAATGGCCTGAGCAATGACTGACTGCGATCCGTCTACAGATTCTCACACCTGAGTTGAAGATCTCcgaagctcctccagagttaccacggaTGGTTCTGACGGACTCAGGGGAGCTTTGTGAGTTGTTTAAAGCTTCTTATTCTCTTTAacaacctaaccctgctttaggCTTTTCCACCATTCTATCCTAGCCTGTCTGCCGTGTTGCTTGCTACCATTTGTTCCCTAAGGTTGAACCTTTGAGGCCTTCAGAATTTAGACAAAGGATAAATCACACAGAGGGGGAATCTGCTAACAACTTAATGGACATCAACAGACAACTGATTCTGTTTCATGAAATCTGGGGAAAGGAGGCAAAACTTTAAAGCGTTTTATCTCTAAAAGCCTTTaaaaaccatgtatcctttGTCCTTCCACACACCACATAAAATTCAAATACAACACACTcaagtttatggttgtaatgcCATCAAATCTGGAAAAAGGTGTATTAATACTGTTTAGTGACAGTTTTAAGGTTATTCCCAATGTGTGGAATGCAATGAATGCTCTTACTTGAAGAGAAACATGAAGATTGATGAAGTTATGCAGAACAAGAGCACCTAATAAGGGAGCAtcaaaagataaacaaacatgtcatcagcataatgCCAGCTGTTCAGGTTTACAATTAAAGTAATAAAATGGTACTGGCTGATTGGAAGTAATATCTTCACACAGAACTAAAGCTGCACAATGTGCCATGGCTatattgtcattgcaatatCATCGGATGTGATATTCATACAGCAAATGAGTTTTTGGAGTGCAGTAATTGTTGGCTGACGTAACCTAATTGTtgtaatttagcattttatgagctaatgtaatatttagggaggaaagaagaaaatggGCAAATATTGCAACAGACATCACCATTGCAAGATGCTTTCAATATCGTAGTCAAACTCTAGTCACACCCTAGTAAaaccgaaagatgttttcatatCGGAATTTCAAAACAAGAGTCATGCAGGACGTTTTGCTGTTTGTGTTATATTAGCTGCAACAGATTcaatcgtaaaaaaaaaaaaagtacgaCTACTCAGGAGACCGGCTTTCCTTGACCTCTTTTGATCTTACCTCTCCGTGTCTAATGGGTTTGACGAGTCCTCGCGTCACTGCCATGCGGAACAAAGTCTCACTAGCCTGTCAAAACAAATTAGCTCACCATAACCATGCTCTGGAAAGGACGCAGGTGCACTGCTTCCCTTGAGCCAGATGATTGGTAATTGAACCTTACCAGATTCGCCATGTATATCGTCAGCAGACCTCTCCTGGTGGGGGTGAAGAAAAGAAAGCGAtatcataaattaaaaaattaaaaacatgtatgacagcattaaaaataaaatcaagtaaggctttgtttttttcccctctcaaaTGCCAAATATGCAACTAAAGCGGAGCAACAAGACAAAAATCTGACCTGCTCTTACGCTCCAGGAGGATGGCAATGTAGGAGGCCGGCAGAGCTGCACCGAAGCCGGAAGACCACGGGTAAAACGCTCCAAGCAACTTCCTAAAGTGAGACCAATACTTTCACTCGTAGGAACGTCAACAGATTTTCAAGGCTTCAGTGGATGACGAGGTTTCCAAAGAAAATCCACCTAGATTGAACCTAAATGTACTTTTCACAAAGCATTTGAATGTAATTATAAAGGAAATACGTTCAGATCACCTTTACTAGCACGCCATATTAATTTAAGGGTGTAATTCAACGTTAGATTAATAGATCAGTGATCAGAAGAGTTATGTCTTGTTTTAGCCAGGTTAGCTCAGGAGATCAGCTCAACAGTAAACCGCCTTTAACTGAGGACATCACAGGTTACTTATATGTGTAGTACAGTCCTAAAGAGGCTCTCTCACACACTAACATTggaatgctgcttttctctgaCTTTTGAAAGGATTTAAGTGACTTTAATgcttcatttattaaaaaaaggcagaaaatagTAACTATAATTAAAACTGTAGGTGTgctagatatttttttttttagaaaaacaacatactgagattttaccttcagattaaaactgtaaaactgtCAACATGTAATTTATAATTGATCAAATCAAGCAGCAAGCACAGACACATCTGCCACACCAACGGAGCGTcgattgaaaagaaaaaaatccataaatatGAGGCTGGTTTAACAAACTAATTCACCTCTTGGCAGTGTCTTTGCCACCTGTTGGCACTACTGACCTGAGGATGCAGAAGAAAACAATGAAGAGACTTCCATTGGTAGTTAGGAAAGAGGTAGACCACAGGATCTCAGGCAGGAGCCTCCTTAGATAATAATCCTTCTTCTTTCTCCGTAGAACTGCTGCTATCTGCAACACACAGTCAGATATTATTGACTAGGTTTCAGGTGCCTGATCACTGAATCCTGAAAGCAGTGAGAAGTCATGCTTTAGTGATGAGGGTTATATGGAAcggcaaaaaaacatttgactttGCATTCATGCTCCGCAGGTTTATTGGGTCAGCATTACTCTGAAATATGGGGAGCCAAGGAGTAAAAAGAATATGCGATGCGACTCCTGAAGTGGTCCTTACCTTACTGTCTATTAGCATTTGTTATTTATATCCATGTAATCTAATGCTGCTTATTTCCCCTGTGAGGATGCGGCACAACTCTGCATTTAGCAGCAAAGACTTCAATGCAAAATGTGCCTACAACTCTTCCTCAAATGTTGTTGctgcctatatatatatatatatatatatatatatatatatatatatatatatatatatatatatatatatatatatatatatatatatatatatatatatatatatatatatatataacataacaggaaaaaagttcaataaaaagttcaatagaagagttttccttcctttttgcattctagcttataatgtaggttaatactacagtcattacatcctcccaaccaatcacaaacaaagACCTAGGAACCAAGcgccgcccccttcaaagagttcagagagctcatgttcttttttttacaaacttgcggttttggtaaaaagttggttgaataaagggtttagtttgaaatgtttgtgtgttctgtatctaaagaTAGGTCGCTAAgccacagcataaaatggccagggctgcacttaaaatacgttttgaatttgttgataattatcgatattgatcaatatgagtTCCATttaatcaatatgctttttttctatatcgtccagcccaagCTAGAACTGGGGCTGAATACCAATGAAAAGTACCATGAGAGGAACGGAGCAGCAGCTTGATTTCACAGGGGAGCAACGTTTCCTGAACCTATGTAAGCATGACcgaaattaaatttaaaaaacaaaaacagttttgttgagGCTACATTTATAAATACGGTAACCagagctctaaaaaaaaaagggggtaaaCCAGAGTAAAAAGCATTCCAGTTAATACAGTccgaaaataaataaaaaacaagtttccAACATGTCACTGGCCAGGagagctgttgttttgttcacaGTACCTCTTTTATAAACGtcttttaaagctgtactttccacctgcaaacaccactttttaATTTGTTACAACTGTAGCATAAACATGTTTTCGTCACAGCTCACTGTTGTTGTTGCGAGGAGCTGCCATGTTGGATCCTACAATCTCCCTCCTAAAATTTCTCCGACTTTCCGAGGACATAGTCCGACAATAGCGGCCGTCACAGTTGATCTTTCCGATCGGAAGCCGGGATTTCCGAGTTCCGACTGCAAATGGAACGCAACACGGGACTCTAGAGCCTTCTCAACCAAAGCGAAGAAAGGCGTAGTGAATCATGGAGCCGCAGCATTTACTGAAAGTCACTGTCCCGGGGTACGTAGGACTTATCGATGCTTTTAAGTGCTTCTGCCTTTCGGTGCAGCTATTTTTGCTGCAACAGCTCGCCTGAAAAAAGGGGTTTGAGGCCCAGATGTGCAGAACGCTTCATGAAGCTTCAATGGCACAGCAGCAACACCCAAAGGAAGCGCCCGACTCGAGTGACCAGAGCTTTTTACTGTTTGTAGCAGCAAGTATCTCACTGCTGCCCATCCAGTTTTGTTGTTGCTCACGGCCGCTCCGTTGGCTAAAAGAAGACTGTCACGTTTTTAATCTTGCTGCCAATAAAGACCCGTTCTGGCTTTCTGGAAATATTCTCACCACAAAACCACAGCAGTAACAGGAAAAAACGTTCAAGGTGTGCCACAAATCACTCAAGCTAGAATAATGAACATCCTGAAGATTTTTCTGTTGTCATAtacataatattttaaaatatattttaatatttgcttttagtttctatttccccccctgttttattttgtttctacattttattccaacttgcttttattctgttttatcatcatgtaaagcactttgcattgtctttgtaccgaaatgtgctatacaaataaatttcccctGCCTTACCATAAAGAGCAGAgtggcaacaaaaacaaaaataactttctgCAGCATAAGCACCctagtttttaaaacatttactaaATTTAGTGGGTGTcttattccattttttttttaataaacatttgtaTTTAAGGCCAGAACAAATACAGAAATCCTACCAGATTATTAGAACTTTAAGAGTCTAAAATGTTGCATTACTTTAGCAGCAGTATAAAGAATTGTTGattcttttgttttaacagctaatcatgtttctgtgttagtgaaaaataaaaagttctccTGCTGCCAGTGAAGGCCCGCTGTTCTTGTAGTTAGTTTACAGACGTGCCATTCACCTGGCTGTACTTTGTTCCTAAGAGGCGAACATGGCAGTTTTGATTTTATGGCCGCTTAAATGAAAGTGACCTTGCCTGTGCGGTTAAAATATCcacacgcaaaaaaaaacaaaaaaacatttataacaaTTTAGCTAGAAAATGCATCAATCTGCATTTTTCTGAGCATCCAGGCCGAGAGACGCATAGCTCTACAAGCATACTTTAATTAAAGGACATGATTCTCTGAATGTTGTATGTTCAAactaggtgtgtgtgtgtgtgtgtgtgtgtgtgtgtgtgtgacagagctGACATTGTAGCTGCAGCCACTGAAATATAATTATGCCTCCATAACACTATTTTTACCAGGCAGCGCACAATCACAGCTGAGTCATGCCATGGCTGTGAACAGAACCAGATAATGCTGATTTAACAGAAAGTTTTACCACTCAGTGTCTCTGAgcccttgtttttgtttttttgttttgtttttttttttcccctctcggcatcagtaaaaataaaaaaacaaactgaagtcTTTGCAGGATAGCGCAGAGCTTCCCCCTGAGCTAGCACTAAACTCCTGAAGAGGACAACTTGCAGTGACCTTCGCTGCGGAACCACTCCGCTCCGACGGGCTCCACCACCAAGCTCGCTTTTATCCCGTCTGTCCTGCAGAACTCGGAGCTTGGACCGCAGAAGTGCGGCGTTAGCTAATCTTCCGTGCTTTGCTCAGAACAACTATGCTCACTCGGTTAGCTCGGCAACTTTACTTAGCTCCAGAGTCTGCGGACAGAGACCCAAAGCGTCTTACCAGGTAAAGAGGGGCGTATATTTTGAAGGAGACCTCCAGAGCCCCCTTGGTTATGTCTGCGGCAGCTTGTACACACGATGGGTGCCAGGTATGACCGATCTCGTAGCAGCTGTGCGGTATCTTACTTAGAGCAGCCATGTCTGTGAGGCAGAGAagcgaacacacacacacactgcagagCGGGCGGCGCCGGCGACGGCGGCAACGCGCTTTGGGGTGCGCGCGCTCACGAGAGCGCTGGGCCGGCATGTGTGCTGCGTTCACTCTACCTCGGAAATCAGATTACAGCGTTGGGGACggagttttttattattattattattattattattattattattattattattattattattattattattattattattattattattattatatgtcaAACAAATAGTGTACAAAGACTCGTTGAGGTACAATCATTACAACatgggtagaaaaaaaaaaaaaaagaaaaaaaattgggcTAAAAAATAAGAACCGATACATAAACAATAAGGCCAATGAATGATTATAGagcaagatttaaaacaaaagaaaagtagaAATACTGGCAGTTACTTTTTTGGCAGAAACAGATTTCAAGTTGGGGACGGAGGTCGTCACCAAGCGAAGGAGTCAGCAGCCTTTAGAATCTACAAAGCAGATGTGCTCACATCTGATTTAAAATGGTCAGAAGGCTAATTACAACCTGCATAAAAATGTTGGTTTCTGGAATACAATTGGGGGAACCGAATACATTATAATTTTCTATTTTAGAGcgatataaaaaaatctaaagtttagGAAAGAAGAGTATTCACCTTGAGTATTATCTTGAGTAAAACGTGGCCAGTTGAGCCCtttcaatatttaaagaaaatattaaaatccagctaaagaaaaggaaaacaacgcTTCAAGCTAAATGACAAACATAAGACATGAGAGATAAATATTTCTGCTCTGGTTTTTGAAAATTCTATAGTACAAAAAAAGGAGACCAACTGCTAAAACTAGCCTTACctattgcctttttttaaaagaaaatgttgggTCTGTTAGCCTCTGGAAGGTCCGAAGACTCACATGCAGGATGCAGAGTGCTAGCACAGTGGACTCACTCCACTAAGCTGAGACAGTGACAGGCCAGAATGCTAATTGAAGGAAAGCAGTGTTTTATTGCAGAACTTTAAATTTTGAATACATACAATAGTTTAAAATTTTTGAAGATTATATAGGTAACACCCTACTTGCAGTAGATAAccctctctgtgtttttatgcTCAGTTATGAATCTTCATTAGGCAAATACAGTGGTTATTAACACAGAAGGTGATAAAGATTAACGCATGAAATTAGATAAAGGGGATGGTGCGCCATCAATGATCTTTCTATATGAAGAACATACATAGAACAGAATAAGTAAAGTGTCTATAAAAAATAGCTGTCTGGAGAAAAGGTAAAGCTGTGTAAAAATATTAGAATGCGTCTTACAGATTTTAAAATTGCCTTACTTTAATATCCAAGTAatatcccccccaaaaaaaggaaaaagagtaATATTGGAATGCTGATGTTTATTTCAAACCTGTAATAGTTCACATTAAGGTTAACAGTTTTCAAAAGcaattttaaacttttgaaaAGGTCTACGGTTAAAATGTGTTGGGGTGCCCAAGTAAATTTTTGAACATTGAGGTATTTCTTAAGCAAATGAGGAAATGGTCATAGGTCAAAGAGTGAAACGATATGAGCTCCACACAATCTATAACAGAGTTAGTAAAAGTCTACAGATTAGATAGTATAGTATTGTGGTTCTAACAGGTGATGTTAGAACCACAAGACATGAGTGTACATGTCTGACTGCAGCATGCAGCAGCTTCAACATTTCACACAAAAATTGCTTGCTACAGTACATAAGCTATCAAATCTGACAAATGTATAATTATGAACCGAAATAAGaggatttttcccccccaagaATATACACTGATGAAGCACCTGACattcaaaaaaattttttagcaATTCCTAAAGTAAAAGAgtatacacatttttattagagTAAGTTACATTTAGTACAAAATGAGACAAGTAAAATAAGCAATAAGTATATGTTTGTGAAATTACCCTGTTTAGACAAGGCGTATTTGTTGTCTACTGCAAAAGTGGGtgtcctgatccagttttgttTGTTACAGTTTCTATTCTTTAAGACAATCAAGTTTTTACTCAGACCACGGCCAAGTTTAAGCAAGAAGCTATCTCTTGTAGCTGGTCCTAAACTGTGAAGAGACAGACACCTAGTTACAAACATTATTTTCAATGTTGCTTGCATTCCCCATTTTGAAATGTGACTACAAAAAATGAGCAAATGTGCCACGTCACATTAATACCCCAGGGAAACAGAAAGTCAAGGAATACTGCTAAAACATTCCTCAACACTGTTGAGCTTTAAAAGGTAAGGTGTACACTAAATAATGTTTTAGGTGCatacattttattgggattgttgGTGCTGCGACTTTTGTGTAAACCAGTAAACTAAGTTAATAAACGTGTAGGAGATTATACTTGTAGTTTTTAAAATCGCAATAGAATATTTACACAGATTTTTGTACACATCACAAATATAGCCGCTGGTCTTAATGTTTAAAACACAACTCTCATTCACCACTGATCATTGTTCCTATGCTTCACAGTAATTCCTTATTAAATAACTGTAAATGCTGACACACCTCTGTATTTTATGAATGCAAGTTGGGAGAACTGATTTTACATCAAACACTCATATCTGTTTCTTGCTTGTTGGCTTTATCTAATTTTGAAACTCGTGTATTATTATGTGTGGCATGTAGTGCGATATAAACATTTGCCGGTACGGTCTTGTCTGATCAAGTGAAACAGTGAGCTCCTTCAGTCTATTTTTGGCTGCTTGGGCAGGTTGCAGCAACTCTACACCACAGAGAACAATAACTCAACCAGTGCGGCTTACTGCCAACATGACTATGCACACAGTGCAGACTGTAGAGATAAGTCTCCAAAAATTTTGAGTGTCACTTTCAGTGGAACAAAGAAGACTACAAAAATTACTGGGAAAATTTTGTCCAAGGAGAACAATCAGTTCTTTGGTGACAATGGGCTCACTTGGCCAGTAGGTCTGGTTGACCTGAAACACATTGACATTGGTTGTCTCTGTGACTGAGTTTGTATGCCCCAGTCTTCCAATAACGTAAAATGCATTAGGCATGTGAGGAAAATGGGTGCGTGGATGGtatgtttgcacttaaagttTATAATTTAATTAAGATTAACCTTTAATATTTGCTCAGTTCTGAAGGTTCCAAAGGTGCCCTAGGAAATTAGCTCTGTCCAGAACCTCTCTCTAAAAAGGTCTGAGacccagaaaaaaagaacacaatgaTTTCCTGCTTTAATGAATCAGGAACCCATTTTTacataaacattttcaaaaatgtaaagaagATAAAATATTCTTAGcaatctctctcttttttcagcTTCAAGCAGAAAGGTGCTATGGGTGCTATAGTTATGCAAACTATATTTGCTTTACTAAGGGAGGCTTTTTACCTACAAATCCTTCCACCCCCACAGCCAATGCAAAGCAGCCCCAACTATGACAGATGTGTGCACACACTTACCCTACCCTGCTCCACTACCCTGCAGACCCCTCAAAGACTCCAGAGCACTTTGCCAGGCACCTGCACCAACCCACCACTGTGCCGGCATGCACAAGGCAACCCAAAAACCCCATGCCTCTCCAGGTGTAAACagcacacccccccccccccccccgacctgGATTCAGGAGGCCTCCGGGCACCAGAGCCCTGACCACACATCACAACCCCACCCCTGATCAGCCCGGCCGCCCAGCCCAGGGCTGGCATCTAACACCAAAGCccgcccctgaaaccactgcaTGACATCACCAGCCACAGAGACACCAAAACTGACCACCAGATCAGATAACGGCTCCCAACAGTGACCAACCCAACCCCCACACATGAGCACCAGACCCCTGCAGCCTCAAGCCCCCCCACAACCACCCAGAACAGCGAGACACCA belongs to Fundulus heteroclitus isolate FHET01 chromosome 11, MU-UCD_Fhet_4.1, whole genome shotgun sequence and includes:
- the tmem135 gene encoding transmembrane protein 135 isoform X1, whose translation is MAALSKIPHSCYEIGHTWHPSCVQAAADITKGALEVSFKIYAPLYLIAAVLRRKKKDYYLRRLLPEILWSTSFLTTNGSLFIVFFCILRKLLGAFYPWSSGFGAALPASYIAILLERKSRRGLLTIYMANLVRFNYQSSGSREAVHLRPFQSMVMVLLFCITSSIFMFLFKSNDGLKGFAFSALKFIIGKEEIPTHSNTADPVSTRPRQRTAALETEASQALAERPDLRRTGLLAYTRKLLESICRHGPRHRCCKHYQDNCISYCVKGFVRMFSIGYLIQCCLKVPSAFRQMFSKPSRLPSVFYNKENFQLGAFLGSFVSIYKGTSCLLRWVRNIDDELHALIAGFLAGVSMFFYKSTSITMYLFSKLVETMYFKGIEAGRFPYFPHADTVIYAVSTAICFHAAVMEVQNLRPSYWKFLLRLTKGRFALMNRELLDVFGTEASRNFKGFVPRLDPLCTTALSRTVLPPGGDAKLG
- the tmem135 gene encoding transmembrane protein 135 isoform X2, whose protein sequence is MAALSKIPHSCYEIGHTWHPSCVQAAADITKGALEVSFKIYAPLYLIAAVLRRKKKDYYLRRLLPEILWSTSFLTTNGSLFIVFFCILRKLLGAFYPWSSGFGAALPASYIAILLERKSRRGLLTIYMANLASETLFRMAVTRGLVKPIRHGEVLLFCITSSIFMFLFKSNDGLKGFAFSALKFIIGKEEIPTHSNTADPVSTRPRQRTAALETEASQALAERPDLRRTGLLAYTRKLLESICRHGPRHRCCKHYQDNCISYCVKGFVRMFSIGYLIQCCLKVPSAFRQMFSKPSRLPSVFYNKENFQLGAFLGSFVSIYKGTSCLLRWVRNIDDELHALIAGFLAGVSMFFYKSTSITMYLFSKLVETMYFKGIEAGRFPYFPHADTVIYAVSTAICFHAAVMEVQNLRPSYWKFLLRLTKGRFALMNRELLDVFGTEASRNFKGFVPRLDPLCTTALSRTVLPPGGDAKLG